From a region of the Solanum stenotomum isolate F172 chromosome 2, ASM1918654v1, whole genome shotgun sequence genome:
- the LOC125855013 gene encoding 40S ribosomal protein S9-2 → MVHVSFYRNYGKTFKKPRRPYEKERLDAELKLVGEYGLRCKRELWRVQYALSRIRNAARMLLTLDEKDPRRIFEGEALLRRMNRYGLLDESQNKLDYVLALTVENFLERRLQTLVFKTGMAKSIHHARVLIRQRHIRVGRQVVNVASFMVRVDSQKHIDFSLTSPFGGGRPGRVKRKNQKSAAKKAAGGDGDEEDEE, encoded by the exons ATGGGAAGACCTTTAAGAAGCCACGAAGGCCCTACGAGAAGGAGCGATTGGATGCAGAATTGAAGCTTGTAGGAGAGTATGGACTAAGGTGCAAGAGGGAGCTTTGGAGAGTTCAGTATGCTTTGAGCCGTATCAGGAATGCTGCTAGAATGCTTCTGACATTGGATGAGAAGGATCCACGTCGTATTTTTGAAGGTGAAGCTCTCTTGAGGAGGATGAACAGGTATGGATTGTTGGATGAGAGCCAAAACAAGCTTGATTATGTCTTGGCACTCACCGTGGAGAACTTTCTTGAGCGTCGTCTCCAAACACTTGTCTTCAAGACTGGCATGGCTAAGTCAATTCATCATGCCAGAGTGCTCATCAGGCAAAGGCATATCAG AGTCGGAAGGCAGGTGGTGAATGTTGCTTCTTTTATGGTGAGGGTGGACTCCCAGAAGCACATTGACTTCTCTCTCACTAGTCCGTTTGGTGGTGGCCGTCCTGGAAGAGTGAAGCGAAAGAACCAAAAGTCTGCTGCCAAGAAGGCTGCTGGTGGTGATGGTGATGAAGAGGATGAAGAATGA
- the LOC125854714 gene encoding F-box/kelch-repeat protein SKIP11-like has protein sequence MLEDRSCLVPRDFTRESNNWSACMNYSLDMIEVQHGKRPLENNQEDEVVQRKLPKLSDARDGEEVVLASPDDQAGDQRHDEDTSSLIPSIGRDNSVSSLIPCSRSDYGAIASLNRSFRSLIRSGELYRLRRQQGVVEHWVYFSCHLRQWEAFDPIRCRWMHLPSMNFNECFVFSDKESLAVGTELLVFGKEILSHVIYRYSILTNSWSSGMEMNAPRCLFGSASSGEIAILAGGCDSQGNILSSAELYNSETGTWKTLPSMNKRRKMCSAVFMDNKFYVIGGIGGTESSNALLTCGEEYDLKTEKWTEISSMSPVRARGDMPATSEAPPLVAVVNNDLYAADYADMEVRKYDKQNKIWATIGRLPERAASMNGWGLAFRACGDRLIVIGGPRTMGEGHIEVNSWVPSEGPPQWNLLGRKRSGSFVYNCAVMGC, from the coding sequence ATGTTGGAAGATCGGTCTTGTTTGGTTCCGAGGGATTTCACAAGAGAAAGCAACAACTGGTCGGCCTGCATGAATTACAGCCTCGATATGATTGAAGTTCAGCATGGTAAAAGGCCATTGGAAAATAATCAGGAGGATGAAGTTGTGCAACGCAAGTTGCCAAAGCTATCTGATGCTCGTGATGGAGAAGAAGTCGTTCTAGCGTCACCAGATGACCAAGCTGGTGACCAGCGTCATGATGAAGATACCAGTTCTCTTATTCCATCCATTGGCCGAGACAACTCTGTTAGCTCTCTCATTCCTTGCTCCAGGTCTGATTATGGTGCTATTGCATCTTTAAATCGTAGCTTCCGCTCGTTAATTAGGAGTGGGGAGCTTTATAGACTGCGGCGTCAACAAGGCGTGGTTGAGCATTGGGTTTATTTTTCTTGCCATCTACGTCAATGGGAAGCTTTTGACCCCATTCGTTGCCGTTGGATGCATCTACCATCAATGAATTTCAATGAATGTTTTGTGTTCTCAGACAAGGAGTCTTTAGCAGTTGGCACTGAGCTGCTTGTGTTTGGAAAGGAAATTTTGTCGCATGTCATTTATCGTTATAGTATACTGACAAACAGTTGGTCATCTGGAATGGAAATGAATGCACCAAGGTGTTTGTTTGGCTCTGCCAGCTCTGGGGAGATTGCCATTCTAGCTGGTGGTTGTGACTCACAGGGCAATATCCTCAGCTCAGCAGAACTTTACAATTCAGAGACTGGAACGTGGAAGACCTTACCAAGCATGAACAAGCGGCGTAAGATGTGTTCTGCGGTATTTATGGACAACAAGTTTTATGTAATTGGAGGCATTGGAGGTACAGAGTCGTCAAACGCGCTACTGACTTGTGGAGAGGAATATGATTTGAAAACAGAAAAATGGACTGAAATTTCGAGCATGTCTCCTGTCCGAGCTAGGGGTGATATGCCTGCTACTTCAGAAGCACCTCCTTTGGTTGCAGTTGTAAATAATGATTTGTATGCTGCTGATTATGCTGACATGGAGGTGAGGAAGTATGACaagcaaaataaaatatgggCTACTATAGGAAGATTGCCCGAAAGAGCAGCTTCGATGAATGGTTGGGGCTTGGCTTTTCGAGCTTGTGGTGATAGGCTAATTGTAATCGGAGGGCCTAGAACCATGGGTGAAGGGCATATCGAAGTTAATTCATGGGTTCCTAGTGAAGGACCGCCTCAGTGGAACTTGCTTGGACGAAAGCGATCTGGTAGCTTTGTGTATAATTGTGCTGTCATGGGTTGCTGA